The Candidatus Malacoplasma girerdii genome has a segment encoding these proteins:
- a CDS encoding BspA-like protein, whose amino-acid sequence MKYKALHFFIIIKVLFMGYIIKKTSKILLGLSALSFVFFIGIKSQINSNSYYLAKNLLHANDTDPLAYELKGDEYIVTGLKDPTSLVTQITIHDTYNEKLVTGIAAKAFANNQNLTEVNISNSIKTIGSSAFKSCTSLTSVNFDKDSKLDIVQDNTFEACSELKVINLPKSLKTIGPNAFGYCSKLDSLILPDYLEMIKSNAFIKTAISELNLPNSLIKIDNYAFHETNKLSTIQFNWNKLQLTNNLVIGNDLFTCTNPHNLKIVVPKGLLDVYKTTFNDYLGNVNANFVEQPTNWRIITAYVLGSIMGLIVLGFGSYFTYMYFRKEK is encoded by the coding sequence ATGAAGTACAAAGCACTTCATTTTTTTATAATTATTAAAGTTTTATTTATGGGATACATAATTAAAAAAACAAGTAAGATACTTCTAGGCTTAAGTGCTTTAAGTTTTGTTTTTTTTATTGGTATTAAAAGCCAAATTAATTCAAATAGTTATTATTTAGCTAAAAATCTACTGCATGCAAACGATACTGATCCATTAGCATATGAATTAAAAGGTGATGAATATATAGTTACTGGATTAAAAGATCCAACTAGCTTAGTTACTCAGATTACCATTCATGATACTTATAATGAAAAATTAGTTACAGGGATTGCTGCAAAAGCTTTTGCAAATAATCAAAATTTAACAGAAGTAAATATTAGTAATAGCATTAAAACCATTGGCAGTAGTGCTTTTAAAAGTTGTACTTCATTAACAAGTGTTAATTTTGATAAAGATAGTAAATTAGACATTGTTCAAGATAATACATTTGAAGCGTGCAGTGAATTAAAAGTAATTAATTTACCAAAATCGTTAAAAACAATTGGGCCTAATGCTTTTGGCTATTGTAGCAAATTAGATAGCCTAATTCTTCCTGATTACTTAGAAATGATTAAATCTAATGCATTTATTAAAACTGCTATTAGTGAATTGAATTTGCCAAATAGTTTAATTAAGATTGATAATTATGCATTCCACGAAACAAATAAATTATCAACTATTCAATTCAACTGAAATAAATTGCAACTTACTAATAACCTTGTGATTGGTAATGATTTATTCACTTGTACTAATCCCCATAATTTAAAAATTGTTGTTCCTAAAGGTCTGTTAGATGTTTACAAAACAACTTTTAATGATTATTTAGGAAATGTTAATGCCAATTTTGTTGAACAACCAACTAATTGAAGAATTATTACAGCTTATGTTCTTGGATCCATAATGGGTTTAATTGTTCTTGGTTTTGGTAGTTACTTTACTTACATGTACTTTAGAAAAGAAAAATAA
- a CDS encoding putative permease, with product MTSNLNSIQLSWIINGLVLFLAISFSIGILLKVKFADKGYKLLFVVYILFWIPLMLTRENTGNIQKAFDPDNIYLWIPLTSYGLIGIFIRIFGDYFTYKFMSRKSLIYFALFIQIITYLPILFVQNTLTNVIQSLGVGIGASCVGTYQLLFNEQYGKAKQFLTVSILSIPPLMADIISSPISALFRSNNVYDTNTLKYIWLLGLGFVVSCIILTFFIKENRQLLFLDNKVKKPLSGSKQIFYFVLLSIVGLLIMFVKFANSGATAILHIQKLSGDTSGPYEAYSSLIFNVGQLIGGVLTGMILMNKLGKFQTFTIGASIWIVYQILTIFVANPFLYMTIHSLNGLSYGILYNLIMIFVLELFFLNTKKITPMGLYQGILCIGISASYAFVGLIKKELKDLDWSQYQHKMVIINSILIAAIIVSYALYCWYYFANQWLNSKKQNNI from the coding sequence ATGACGAGTAATTTAAATAGCATTCAACTTTCATGGATAATTAATGGCTTAGTTTTATTCTTAGCCATTAGTTTTAGTATTGGAATTTTACTTAAAGTTAAATTTGCCGACAAAGGATATAAATTACTTTTTGTTGTCTATATTCTTTTTTGAATTCCATTAATGTTAACAAGAGAAAATACTGGGAATATTCAAAAAGCATTTGATCCAGATAATATTTACTTGTGAATTCCGTTAACGAGTTATGGATTAATCGGTATTTTTATACGTATATTTGGTGATTACTTTACATATAAATTTATGAGTCGTAAATCATTAATTTATTTTGCATTATTTATTCAAATTATCACTTACTTACCAATTTTATTTGTTCAAAATACACTGACTAATGTTATTCAATCTCTTGGAGTAGGAATAGGCGCTAGTTGCGTTGGAACCTATCAATTATTATTTAATGAGCAATACGGAAAAGCAAAACAATTCTTAACAGTTTCCATATTATCTATTCCGCCATTAATGGCCGATATTATTTCTAGTCCAATTAGTGCTTTATTCCGCTCAAATAATGTTTATGATACAAATACACTAAAATACATCTGATTATTAGGATTAGGTTTTGTTGTTAGTTGCATCATATTGACATTTTTTATTAAAGAGAATCGTCAATTACTATTTCTTGATAATAAAGTAAAAAAACCATTAAGCGGTTCAAAACAAATTTTTTATTTTGTTTTGCTTTCGATTGTTGGATTGCTAATAATGTTTGTTAAGTTTGCTAATAGTGGAGCAACAGCAATTCTTCACATTCAAAAATTAAGTGGAGATACTAGCGGTCCATATGAAGCATATTCATCATTAATTTTTAATGTTGGGCAGTTAATTGGTGGTGTTTTAACTGGAATGATTTTAATGAATAAACTGGGCAAGTTCCAAACATTTACAATTGGTGCTAGTATTTGAATTGTTTATCAAATCTTAACTATTTTTGTTGCTAATCCATTTTTATACATGACAATTCATAGCCTAAATGGATTAAGCTATGGAATTTTGTACAACTTAATTATGATTTTTGTGTTGGAATTGTTCTTTCTAAACACAAAAAAAATAACACCAATGGGACTTTATCAAGGTATCTTATGCATTGGAATTAGTGCTTCATATGCATTTGTCGGATTAATTAAAAAAGAACTAAAAGATCTAGATTGAAGTCAATATCAACATAAAATGGTTATTATTAACAGTATTTTAATTGCTGCAATAATTGTTTCTTATGCACTATATTGTTGATATTATTTTGCTAATCAATGATTAAATTCAAAAAAGCAAAATAATATTTAA
- a CDS encoding GTP-binding protein, producing the protein MAEFIKSASKPSDWINDGQVEVVLIGRSNVGKSSIINALANSKIAITSKTPGRTQLANFYDFKSFRLVDLPGYGYAKVQKDAQNQLIKIIDEVLMIRSNVYMTLHIVDANVITAEDLMMAEYLKKRFVHHYFIANKADKSSMKYYLSQKQKICKYLQIKNDELMFVSAKKQININQIKNLINATIKSVK; encoded by the coding sequence ATGGCTGAATTTATTAAATCAGCATCAAAACCATCAGATTGAATTAATGATGGGCAAGTTGAAGTTGTTTTAATTGGTCGAAGTAATGTTGGAAAAAGTTCAATTATTAATGCTTTAGCTAATAGTAAAATTGCAATTACTTCGAAAACTCCAGGACGAACACAACTAGCTAATTTTTATGATTTTAAATCATTTCGTTTAGTTGATCTACCAGGTTATGGTTATGCTAAAGTACAAAAAGATGCTCAAAACCAACTAATTAAAATAATTGACGAAGTCTTGATGATAAGATCAAATGTATACATGACACTTCATATTGTGGATGCTAACGTCATAACAGCCGAAGATTTAATGATGGCTGAATATTTAAAAAAACGTTTTGTTCACCATTATTTTATTGCTAATAAAGCAGATAAGAGCTCTATGAAATATTATTTAAGTCAAAAACAAAAAATTTGTAAATATTTACAAATTAAGAATGATGAATTAATGTTTGTTTCAGCTAAAAAACAAATTAATATTAATCAAATTAAAAATTTAATTAATGCAACAATTAAATCTGTGAAATAA
- the tkt gene encoding transketolase: MPIRNLTNFANTTINAIRVIGAEAITNANSGHPGIVLGAAPIMYALFKYHLNIDPLNPNFFNRDRFVLSAGHGSALLYTTMHLAGFNSVSMQDITRFRQINSKTAGHPEPTLIPGVEVATGPLGQGVAMAVGMAIAERKLADTYNIYSELIDHYTYVLHGDGCFQEGIYYEAIALAGRLKLNKLIMLYDSNHIQLDGTVAETSNTKTKLFFKANNWNYIYVKDGNNYLSINKAIAKAKHSLLPTCIEVNTTIGFGSNKANQNSIHGAPLSEEEIQNLRKNLNYQYKRFEVPETVEEDFTKIIKNRAIKKGIAFNKALGVLEKNDLYKYNQLLDGTKNNFGLNLNWYKDVEFKAKDATRNTMGKVIDVAVKNLPTLMVGSADLTCSTKVGNRKMVTFNETNRNGQNIFYGVRELAMTAINNGINAHGAIRGISSTFMVFSDYAKPAIRLAAISHIPSIQVYSHDSITVGEDGPTHEPVEQINALRMIHNHYLFRPCNKAEALFALDFALKNQTSPVSIVTSRHEFNQPNMVDYNLIACGGYLIKTNEQYDLTLVATGSEVSVALEVASLLENENLKANVVSIPCLEIFRKQDEQYINQVLGSKARFSIEYGNTSIWYQFVDYPIGINTFGKSGKPNDVVNYFDLSAEQIKTKILAILKK, encoded by the coding sequence ATGCCAATTAGAAATTTAACAAATTTTGCTAATACAACAATTAATGCTATTCGTGTAATTGGTGCTGAAGCAATTACAAACGCTAATTCTGGACACCCAGGAATTGTTTTAGGTGCAGCACCAATCATGTATGCATTATTTAAATATCATTTAAATATTGATCCATTAAATCCAAACTTTTTCAACCGTGATCGTTTTGTTCTGAGTGCAGGTCATGGGAGTGCATTACTATACACAACAATGCATTTAGCTGGTTTTAATAGTGTGAGCATGCAAGATATCACACGCTTTCGTCAAATTAATAGTAAAACCGCCGGTCACCCTGAACCAACATTAATTCCAGGAGTAGAAGTTGCTACTGGGCCACTTGGCCAAGGTGTAGCAATGGCTGTAGGAATGGCTATTGCTGAACGCAAATTAGCTGACACATATAACATCTACAGTGAATTAATTGATCACTACACATATGTGTTACATGGTGATGGCTGTTTTCAAGAAGGAATTTATTACGAAGCGATCGCTTTAGCGGGCCGATTAAAGCTTAATAAATTAATCATGCTATATGATAGCAACCATATCCAATTAGATGGTACGGTCGCTGAAACAAGCAACACCAAAACCAAGTTATTCTTTAAAGCCAATAATTGAAATTACATTTATGTTAAAGACGGTAATAATTATTTATCAATTAATAAAGCAATTGCTAAAGCAAAACACTCATTATTACCAACATGTATTGAAGTTAACACTACAATTGGTTTTGGTTCTAATAAAGCTAATCAAAACAGTATACATGGAGCGCCACTAAGTGAAGAAGAAATTCAAAATTTACGCAAAAATTTAAATTATCAATATAAACGTTTTGAAGTTCCAGAAACAGTTGAAGAAGATTTTACGAAAATAATTAAAAATCGGGCTATTAAAAAAGGAATTGCTTTTAATAAAGCACTTGGGGTATTAGAAAAAAATGATTTATACAAATATAACCAACTATTAGATGGAACGAAAAATAACTTTGGTTTAAATTTAAATTGATATAAAGATGTTGAATTTAAAGCTAAAGATGCAACGCGAAATACAATGGGAAAAGTTATTGATGTTGCTGTTAAAAATTTGCCAACATTAATGGTTGGGTCGGCAGATCTAACTTGCTCAACAAAAGTTGGTAATCGAAAAATGGTGACTTTTAATGAAACTAATAGAAATGGCCAAAATATTTTCTATGGAGTTAGAGAATTGGCAATGACTGCTATTAATAATGGAATTAATGCTCATGGTGCCATTCGTGGAATCAGTTCAACATTCATGGTATTTAGTGACTATGCAAAACCAGCAATTAGATTGGCAGCAATTAGCCATATTCCAAGTATTCAAGTCTATTCACACGATTCAATTACTGTTGGAGAAGATGGACCAACTCATGAACCGGTTGAACAAATTAATGCTTTAAGAATGATTCACAATCATTATTTGTTTCGCCCATGTAATAAAGCCGAAGCCTTATTTGCTTTAGATTTTGCTCTTAAAAATCAAACTAGTCCTGTTAGCATTGTAACAAGCCGACATGAATTTAATCAACCAAATATGGTGGATTATAATTTAATTGCTTGTGGTGGATATTTAATTAAAACTAATGAACAATATGATTTAACTTTAGTTGCAACAGGAAGCGAAGTTAGTGTTGCACTTGAAGTTGCTTCATTATTAGAAAATGAAAATCTTAAAGCAAATGTAGTTTCCATTCCTTGTCTTGAAATTTTTAGGAAACAAGATGAACAATACATCAATCAAGTGTTAGGATCTAAAGCACGATTTAGTATTGAATATGGTAATACCAGTATTTGATACCAATTTGTTGATTATCCAATTGGCATTAATACGTTTGGTAAAAGTGGAAAACCAAATGATGTAGTCAACTATTTTGATTTAAGTGCTGAACAAATCAAAACAAAAATTTTAGCCATTTTAAAAAAATAA
- the ald2 gene encoding alanine dehydrogenase 2 — translation MKFLVIIEKKNPITPLVPNDIERLIAHKDTVGIYNVSSDCVFSNEQFIKAGAKIEKTLNENIIKSYDVIVSYSILSDKIYSYINPNQIAWCHGFLVNEPHTLQIMLKNSNNVISTEAIHENGMYPFNMAYDQLKGYYGCVLCLEALARSKNNPKANGYAIGKIANIKTNTTFVILNYSYAGFYAAKTALALGANVIYLDNDKDNLHEIETNEELKTLSKILKGKLSTEIASYDNLIKFSKIANVLIATNPLPTKKSLTRINLEMINSMPRGGVYMDLGCESGFSANVTSAPNINNKHGDITSNVKQIVIDKIPSLFPNTLSQIFSELNTNYFLKFPKTEGFVTSLKKDPIISNAFICSNGNLTNQDIAKSWNLIYSKLDQSK, via the coding sequence ATGAAATTTTTGGTAATAATTGAAAAGAAAAATCCAATTACTCCTTTAGTTCCAAATGATATTGAGCGATTAATTGCTCATAAAGATACTGTTGGAATTTATAATGTGTCTAGTGATTGTGTTTTTAGTAATGAGCAGTTCATTAAAGCTGGAGCTAAAATTGAAAAAACTTTAAATGAAAATATTATCAAAAGTTATGATGTCATTGTAAGTTATTCAATCTTGAGCGACAAAATTTACAGTTATATCAATCCAAATCAAATAGCGTGATGCCATGGATTTTTAGTTAATGAGCCACATACATTACAAATAATGTTAAAAAACAGCAATAATGTGATTAGTACTGAAGCAATTCACGAAAATGGTATGTATCCATTTAACATGGCTTATGATCAATTAAAAGGGTATTATGGATGTGTATTGTGCCTTGAAGCTTTAGCTAGAAGCAAAAATAATCCTAAAGCTAATGGTTATGCAATTGGAAAAATTGCGAACATTAAAACCAATACTACTTTTGTAATTCTTAACTATTCTTATGCTGGATTTTATGCAGCAAAAACAGCTTTAGCACTTGGTGCTAATGTAATTTATCTAGATAATGATAAAGATAACTTACATGAAATTGAAACAAACGAAGAATTAAAAACATTGTCAAAAATTTTAAAAGGAAAATTATCGACTGAAATAGCAAGCTATGATAATTTAATTAAATTTTCAAAAATAGCTAATGTTTTAATCGCTACTAACCCATTACCAACAAAAAAATCCTTAACACGAATTAATTTAGAAATGATTAATAGTATGCCAAGGGGTGGAGTATATATGGATTTGGGTTGCGAAAGTGGTTTTAGTGCAAATGTTACAAGTGCGCCAAACATTAATAATAAACACGGTGATATTACAAGCAACGTTAAACAAATTGTGATTGATAAAATTCCAAGCTTGTTTCCAAATACATTAAGTCAAATTTTTAGTGAATTAAATACTAATTATTTTCTTAAATTCCCTAAAACAGAAGGTTTTGTTACTTCACTAAAAAAAGATCCTATTATTAGCAATGCTTTTATTTGTAGTAATGGTAATTTAACTAACCAAGACATTGCTAAAAGTTGAAACTTAATTTATTCAAAACTTGATCAATCTAAATAA
- the leuS gene encoding leucyl-tRNA synthetase, giving the protein MYNHNLIEKKWQKKWMDDHVYDFKDDLTQPKAYILDMFPYPSGQGLHVGHPRGYTATDIFARYKKLTGYNILHPIGWDAFGLPAEQYAISTNNHPKEFTNKNINHFRVQLQKLGFCYHPNKEVNTTDPNYYRWTQWIFTKLFEHDLAEIRDVDVNWCEQLGTVLANEEVLNVDGRMVSERGCFPVVKKPMRQWILKITKYADKLLDGLNEINWPEHLKAIQRKWIGRSAGAIIKFKISEEITLEAFTTRADTIYGVSFIAIAPEHPLAKKLIKSKYKNTCEQYIADTKTKSELERKVNSKEQTGVFTGTYALNPINNKQVPIYICDYVLMNYATGILMGVPAHDERDFNFAKKYNLPINFVIEANDYEHPYLDDGIHINSNLINGLNNLDAQNKIIEYLEANKLGQKEVFYKLKDWLFSRQRYWGEPFPIVFDENNNPHLVKDLPLILPECINFKPSSDGKSPLASLDDWVNITIGNKKYYRETNTMPQWAGSSWYYLGYLLKQNDGSYLPLNSEKAKKIFKRWLPVDTYVGGQEHAVLHLLYARFWHRFLYDIGIVPTKEPFNEVINQGMILGPNGEKMSKSRGNVINPDEIIISHGADALRVYEMFMGPINTTLPWNDEGINGVRKWLDRVYRYYESRLNTISENSCDKELEYQYHLFIKNVTENIDKMNFNVAISDMMVFVNAMYASKEANFTYMHNFLIILSCFAPHLADELHEMIGHKGFCLFNAKWPSYDPKKLVLSKINLPVMINGKHRDTILINNNASQEQALKIALNSEKIKAQVGNNKIKKIIFVENKILNILI; this is encoded by the coding sequence ATGTATAACCACAATTTGATTGAAAAAAAATGACAAAAAAAGTGAATGGATGATCATGTTTATGATTTTAAAGATGATTTAACCCAACCAAAAGCTTATATTCTTGACATGTTTCCTTATCCAAGCGGACAAGGCTTACATGTTGGTCATCCACGCGGTTATACAGCAACTGATATATTTGCCCGTTATAAAAAACTAACTGGTTATAACATTCTTCATCCAATCGGATGAGATGCCTTTGGACTTCCGGCTGAACAATATGCAATTAGTACTAATAACCATCCAAAAGAATTTACTAATAAAAATATTAATCATTTCCGTGTGCAATTACAAAAACTTGGTTTTTGTTACCACCCAAATAAAGAAGTAAATACTACTGATCCTAATTACTACCGATGAACACAATGAATTTTTACTAAATTATTTGAACATGATTTAGCTGAAATTCGTGATGTTGATGTTAATTGATGTGAACAACTTGGCACAGTATTAGCCAATGAAGAAGTATTGAACGTTGACGGAAGAATGGTTAGCGAACGTGGTTGTTTTCCTGTTGTAAAAAAACCAATGCGTCAATGGATTCTAAAAATTACTAAATATGCTGATAAATTACTTGATGGCTTAAATGAAATTAATTGACCTGAACACTTAAAAGCAATTCAACGTAAATGAATTGGTAGAAGCGCTGGTGCAATCATTAAATTTAAAATTAGTGAAGAAATAACTCTTGAAGCTTTTACAACACGAGCTGATACGATTTATGGAGTAAGTTTTATTGCCATTGCTCCCGAACATCCACTAGCTAAAAAATTAATTAAATCAAAATATAAAAATACGTGTGAACAATATATAGCTGATACTAAGACTAAAAGTGAATTAGAACGTAAAGTTAATAGTAAAGAACAAACCGGCGTATTTACTGGAACTTATGCACTTAATCCAATTAATAATAAACAAGTTCCAATTTATATTTGCGATTATGTCTTAATGAATTATGCTACTGGAATTTTAATGGGTGTTCCAGCACATGATGAACGTGATTTTAACTTTGCTAAAAAATATAATCTACCAATTAATTTTGTAATTGAAGCTAATGATTATGAACATCCATATTTAGATGATGGAATTCATATTAATTCTAATTTAATTAATGGTTTAAATAATCTTGACGCACAAAATAAAATTATTGAATATTTAGAAGCAAATAAATTAGGTCAAAAGGAAGTTTTTTATAAATTAAAAGATTGATTATTCTCCCGACAACGTTATTGGGGTGAACCTTTCCCAATTGTTTTTGATGAAAACAATAATCCACACTTAGTTAAAGATTTACCTTTAATTTTGCCTGAATGTATAAATTTTAAACCTAGCAGTGATGGAAAAAGCCCACTAGCTAGTTTAGATGATTGAGTTAACATAACAATTGGAAATAAAAAATATTATCGTGAAACCAACACAATGCCGCAATGAGCAGGAAGTAGTTGGTACTATCTTGGATATTTATTAAAACAAAATGATGGTAGCTATTTACCACTTAATAGCGAAAAAGCAAAGAAAATTTTTAAGCGTTGGCTTCCTGTTGATACATATGTTGGTGGGCAAGAACACGCTGTTCTCCACTTGCTGTATGCAAGATTCTGACACCGTTTCCTATATGACATTGGTATTGTTCCTACTAAAGAGCCATTTAATGAAGTAATTAACCAGGGGATGATTCTTGGGCCAAATGGTGAAAAAATGTCTAAATCACGAGGAAATGTAATTAATCCTGACGAAATTATCATAAGTCATGGTGCAGACGCATTAAGAGTTTATGAAATGTTTATGGGGCCAATTAATACAACTTTACCATGAAATGATGAAGGAATTAATGGTGTAAGAAAATGATTAGATCGAGTTTATCGTTACTATGAATCTAGGTTAAATACAATCAGTGAAAATAGTTGCGACAAAGAATTAGAATATCAATACCATTTATTCATAAAAAATGTTACCGAAAACATCGATAAAATGAATTTTAATGTTGCAATTAGTGATATGATGGTTTTTGTTAATGCAATGTATGCTTCAAAAGAAGCAAACTTCACATATATGCATAACTTCTTAATTATCTTAAGTTGTTTCGCTCCACACCTTGCTGATGAATTGCATGAAATGATTGGACATAAAGGTTTTTGTTTATTTAATGCTAAATGACCAAGTTATGATCCAAAAAAATTAGTTCTATCTAAAATTAATTTGCCGGTTATGATTAATGGAAAACATCGTGATACAATTTTAATCAATAATAATGCTAGCCAAGAACAGGCGCTAAAAATAGCATTAAATAGTGAAAAAATTAAAGCTCAAGTTGGCAATAACAAAATCAAAAAAATTATTTTTGTTGAAAATAAAATTCTAAATATCTTGATTTAA
- a CDS encoding PP-loop ATPase, giving the protein MRRIIGSILKANEMFKLFNKNDKVAVAVSGGKDSSVLLWALALFAKKMNEQHGWNMKIYGIHIKVDFYDGYDYQPFLNWIKKVNLDLRIIPSNVADILYKKAKNGKVICSFCAKMKKAILIREAKKLGCNKLATGHHIDNAIETLFLNMIYEGRMATFPAKMYLDRTKSRLIRPLILANEKDIIAVSKKYNIPVMKNMCPNETSTQRTYLKIFLEKHFYNNKLFPNVYANFRNSLMNNKQSSLWFFKSTKKSVDLLEQFKANHIKHNN; this is encoded by the coding sequence ATGCGACGCATTATTGGTTCAATTTTAAAAGCAAACGAAATGTTCAAGCTTTTCAATAAAAATGATAAAGTAGCTGTTGCTGTAAGCGGTGGAAAGGATTCATCTGTTTTATTATGAGCTTTAGCTTTATTTGCTAAAAAAATGAATGAGCAACACGGTTGAAACATGAAGATTTATGGAATTCATATTAAAGTTGATTTTTATGACGGGTATGATTATCAACCGTTTTTAAATTGAATTAAAAAAGTGAATTTAGATTTAAGAATTATTCCGAGTAATGTTGCTGATATTCTTTATAAAAAAGCAAAAAATGGTAAGGTTATTTGCTCATTTTGTGCCAAAATGAAAAAAGCTATCCTAATTCGTGAAGCAAAAAAATTAGGTTGTAATAAATTAGCTACTGGTCATCATATTGATAACGCAATTGAAACACTTTTTCTTAACATGATTTACGAAGGAAGGATGGCAACTTTTCCAGCTAAAATGTATTTAGATCGAACCAAGAGTCGATTAATTCGTCCATTAATCTTAGCCAATGAAAAAGATATCATTGCTGTTAGTAAAAAATACAACATTCCAGTAATGAAAAATATGTGTCCTAATGAAACTTCAACACAAAGAACATATTTAAAAATTTTCTTAGAAAAACATTTTTACAATAACAAATTATTTCCTAATGTTTATGCTAACTTCCGCAATAGTTTAATGAACAATAAGCAATCATCATTATGATTTTTTAAATCAACTAAAAAATCAGTTGATTTATTAGAACAATTTAAAGCTAATCATATTAAACATAATAACTAA
- the rpsU gene encoding 30S ribosomal protein S21 has translation MAKVIVKNADLNEAMKKFGRIMAETRKIARGHEYYLRPGLKAKEKAKAAARFKVRKFVKK, from the coding sequence ATGGCTAAGGTTATCGTTAAAAATGCCGATTTAAACGAAGCAATGAAGAAATTTGGTCGAATTATGGCTGAAACTCGTAAAATTGCCCGTGGACATGAATATTATTTACGTCCTGGTTTAAAAGCAAAAGAAAAAGCTAAAGCTGCTGCACGATTTAAAGTACGTAAATTTGTAAAAAAGTAA
- a CDS encoding ATP-dependent RNA helicase: protein MNFSSLKLQPWIINTLKELNITKTTDIQSVVFSKHNNDKSLLITAPTGRGKTICFSLNILNSIDFNTNKIQALIVLPTKELANQIYNHFLSFKQFNKKLSIKLLNESKSLKLSTNNAPQIIIGSPNKINDCVNINKHLIDIKYFVLDEADMLIDFGFYHTIENIFDKINSKQLKKYALSASLHHSLANQLKKFLGNTKVISTSDSIWINPQLNHYLIYENQHNNPMETLQRLLKIINPFFAIIFANTKKDANLIYEQMITADYNVALLHKDLTSRQRKGIFSKVKNNQFQYLIATDLMARGVDLPQADLVISYGLPSESIWYIHRSGRVGRYKDFGTSYVIYHNTDDYIINNLIKKGIKFKYLLINNHGQLIDKQFKLRLRKKIQFDLKTNNKIRSLVTKSLKRGVKPGYKKKLKAKINRIKQHSKHQYIEKKIKQQLLMENINRTKKEHNK, encoded by the coding sequence ATGAATTTCTCATCATTAAAACTTCAACCGTGAATTATTAATACTTTAAAAGAATTAAATATCACTAAAACTACTGACATTCAATCAGTGGTTTTTAGCAAACATAATAATGATAAAAGTTTATTAATTACTGCACCAACAGGAAGAGGTAAGACAATCTGCTTTAGCTTAAATATCTTAAATAGCATTGATTTCAACACTAATAAAATTCAAGCTTTAATTGTTCTTCCAACCAAAGAATTAGCTAATCAAATTTACAACCATTTTTTATCCTTTAAACAATTCAATAAAAAATTAAGTATTAAATTATTAAATGAAAGTAAATCATTAAAGTTATCAACCAATAATGCGCCACAAATTATTATTGGTTCACCAAATAAAATTAATGATTGCGTAAATATTAATAAACATTTAATTGATATTAAATACTTTGTTTTAGATGAAGCCGATATGCTCATTGATTTTGGTTTTTACCATACAATTGAGAATATCTTTGACAAAATTAATTCCAAACAATTAAAAAAATATGCATTAAGTGCTTCACTACACCATTCATTAGCTAATCAATTGAAAAAATTTCTTGGTAACACTAAAGTGATTAGTACTAGCGATTCAATTTGAATTAATCCACAATTAAATCATTACTTAATTTATGAAAATCAACATAATAATCCGATGGAAACTTTACAACGTTTGTTAAAGATTATTAATCCGTTCTTTGCAATTATTTTTGCCAATACTAAAAAAGATGCTAACTTAATTTATGAACAAATGATTACTGCAGATTACAACGTTGCATTACTTCATAAAGATTTAACCAGTCGTCAAAGAAAAGGTATTTTTAGTAAAGTTAAAAACAATCAATTCCAATATTTAATTGCTACAGATTTAATGGCGCGCGGCGTTGATTTACCACAAGCTGATTTAGTGATTTCATATGGTTTGCCTTCTGAAAGCATTTGATATATCCACCGAAGTGGACGTGTTGGTCGATATAAAGATTTTGGTACTTCATATGTTATTTATCATAATACCGATGATTACATCATTAACAATCTGATTAAAAAGGGGATTAAATTCAAATATCTTTTAATCAATAATCATGGTCAATTAATTGATAAACAGTTCAAATTACGCTTACGTAAAAAGATCCAATTTGATTTAAAAACAAATAATAAAATTCGTTCATTGGTAACAAAAAGTCTAAAACGCGGTGTTAAACCTGGTTACAAAAAGAAACTAAAAGCTAAGATCAATCGTATTAAACAGCACTCAAAACACCAATACATTGAGAAAAAAATTAAACAACAATTGTTAATGGAAAATATTAATAGAACAAAAAAAGAACACAACAAATAG